A DNA window from Procambarus clarkii isolate CNS0578487 chromosome 3, FALCON_Pclarkii_2.0, whole genome shotgun sequence contains the following coding sequences:
- the LOC138369085 gene encoding uncharacterized protein, with protein sequence MALEEGRRCSRRGHKMALEEEEGRRCSRRGHKMALEEGRRCSRRGHKMALEEGRRCSRRGHKMALEEGRRCSRRGHKMALEEGRRCSRRGHKMALEEGRRCSRRGHKMALEEEEGRRCSRRGHKMALEEGRRCSRRGHKMALEEGRRCSRRGHKMALEEGRRCSRRGHKMALEEGRRCSRRGHKMALEEGRRCSRRGHKMALEEEEEEGSRCSRRGHKMALEEEEEEGRRCSRRGHKNKEDGAHITRQDNGGGNVLEESINEVICVRTRRWDKSSQPIGVLHKSDQVARHGCFLENLVKKIRLQKRL encoded by the coding sequence atggccttggaggagggaagacgctgctccagacggggccacaagatggccttggaggaggaggagggaagacgctGCTCCAGACGGGGCCACAAGATGGCCTTGGAGGAGGGAAGACGCTGCTCCAGACGGGGCCACAAGATGGCCTTGGAGGAGGGAAGGCGCTGCTCCAGACGGGGCCACAAGATGGCCTTGGAGGAGGGAAGGCGCTGCTCCAGACGGGGCCACAAGATGGCCTTGGAGGAGGGAAGACGCTGCTCCAGACGGGGCCACAAGATGGCCTTGGAGGAGGGAAGACGCTGCTCCAGACGGGGCCACAAGATGgccttggaggaggaggagggaagacgctGCTCCAGACGGGGCCACAAGATGGCCTTGGAGGAGGGAAGACGCTGCTCCAGACGGGGCCACAAGATGGCCTTGGAGGAGGGAAGGCGCTGCTCCAGACGGGGCCACAAGATGGCCTTGGAGGAGGGAAGGCGCTGCTCCAGACGGGGCCACAAGATGGCCTTGGAGGAGGGAAGACGCTGCTCCAGACGGGGCCACAAGATGGCCTTGGAGGAGGGAAGGCGCTGCTCCAGACGGGGCCACAAGatggccctggaggaggaggaggaggagggaagtcgctgctccagacggggccacaagatggccctggaggaggaggaggaggagggaagacgctGCTCCAGACGGGGCCACAAGAACAAGGAGGACGGGGCCCATATTACCCGACAAGATAATGGCGGTGGAAACGTTTTGGAGGAGTCGATAAATGAAGTAATTTGCGTTAGGACGCGAAGGTGGGATAAATCGTCTCAACCAATTGGTGTCttacacaagagtgatcaggtggcgcgtcatggctgcTTCCTAGAGAACCTTGTCAAAAAAATTAGGCTGCAGAAGAGGCTGTAG